A section of the Candidatus Zixiibacteriota bacterium genome encodes:
- a CDS encoding tyrosine-type recombinase/integrase, producing the protein MLKKAFADYLKFLSERRRLAPGSVATYRNNLKPWLEFLESEYDKTAPDPKVNTILLRKFLARRREEMVSVRTLAGFISALAGFQRFLALDKKIRPYLCKLSKLKYTEKIPDFLSQKEAEELSEFLIKDNYLGWRDYMMVSLFYLSGIRRAEMAALRLSDIDFQARTMDVLGKGNKHRMVPYGDAFDNELKRYLERREEFVASRPDHGGYIFLNYIGEPLTVRSVDRIVKKYCARLGKRVTPHMLRHSFATHLLENGADILAIKEMLGHSSLATTQKYTHVTTEQLKAVYNKAHPRA; encoded by the coding sequence ATGCTTAAGAAAGCATTTGCCGACTATCTGAAATTTTTATCGGAGCGAAGAAGGCTCGCGCCCGGTTCGGTGGCCACCTATCGCAATAATCTGAAACCGTGGCTGGAGTTTCTGGAAAGTGAATATGATAAGACAGCCCCCGATCCCAAAGTCAATACCATCTTACTGCGGAAATTCCTGGCACGGCGCCGGGAGGAGATGGTTTCGGTCAGAACCCTGGCCGGATTCATTTCTGCTCTGGCGGGATTTCAGCGGTTTCTGGCGCTCGACAAAAAAATCCGCCCCTATCTCTGCAAATTGAGCAAATTGAAATATACCGAGAAAATCCCCGATTTCCTTTCCCAGAAAGAGGCCGAGGAGCTTTCGGAGTTTCTTATTAAAGACAATTATCTGGGTTGGCGCGATTATATGATGGTTTCGCTTTTTTATCTTTCCGGAATTCGCCGGGCGGAAATGGCCGCTCTAAGACTTTCCGATATTGATTTTCAGGCGCGCACTATGGACGTCCTCGGCAAAGGGAATAAACACAGAATGGTGCCTTATGGCGATGCTTTCGATAACGAATTGAAAAGATATCTCGAGAGAAGAGAGGAGTTTGTTGCTTCCCGACCCGACCATGGCGGATACATTTTCCTTAATTACATAGGGGAACCGTTGACCGTCCGATCGGTTGATCGGATCGTCAAGAAATATTGTGCCCGTCTGGGGAAACGGGTGACCCCCCACATGCTTCGCCACAGCTTTGCCACCCATCTTCTCGAAAATGGCGCCGATATCCTGGCAATAAAAGAAATGCTCGGTCACAGCTCACTGGCCACGACGCAGAAATACACCCATGTGACCACCGAGCAGTTGAAGGCGGTTTATAACAAAGCCCATCCGCGGGCATAA
- the hslV gene encoding ATP-dependent protease subunit HslV, whose product MRIEGTTILGLRYKGTVAMAGDGQITFGDTIMKAKAVKIRRLYNDRILAGFAGAAADALALFERFETKIEEFSGNLPRAAVELAKDWRTDKYLQKLEALLAVADTKHSLLIAGTGEVVEPDDGILAIGSGGAYALAAARAIIATKSQMTAEEIARKALEIASEICVYTNDHITVESIK is encoded by the coding sequence ATGAGAATAGAAGGGACGACAATTTTAGGCTTGAGGTACAAAGGGACCGTGGCGATGGCCGGTGACGGCCAGATCACTTTTGGAGATACCATAATGAAAGCAAAAGCGGTGAAGATTCGGCGTCTGTATAACGACAGGATTCTGGCCGGCTTTGCCGGCGCCGCCGCCGATGCGCTGGCCCTCTTTGAGCGATTCGAAACCAAGATTGAAGAGTTTTCCGGCAATCTTCCCCGCGCCGCAGTGGAGCTGGCCAAAGATTGGCGCACTGACAAGTACCTTCAGAAGCTGGAGGCGCTGCTGGCGGTCGCCGATACAAAGCATTCGCTCCTGATTGCCGGCACCGGTGAAGTGGTGGAGCCCGATGACGGTATCCTTGCCATCGGCTCGGGAGGAGCATATGCCCTGGCCGCCGCACGGGCCATTATTGCCACCAAATCCCAGATGACCGCCGAGGAGATTGCCCGCAAGGCTCTGGAAATCGCCTCGGAAATCTGTGTCTATACCAATGACCACATAACCGTGGAAAGTATTAAATGA